One Primulina tabacum isolate GXHZ01 chromosome 10, ASM2559414v2, whole genome shotgun sequence DNA segment encodes these proteins:
- the LOC142505702 gene encoding peroxisome biogenesis protein 16-like isoform X1: MDSYKRWVRRNRDYVHSLESLANGLTWLLPERFSDSEIGPEAVTSILGMITALNEHIIDTTPVQTRTGGGEPLSFPFSLCITLLKDLETLVEVVAQQLYGEENKWNFIAITEATKVLLRLAVLQKSGYKMLLHGGESTNDGRDSDDFDARRNEFASNPGQHGVSGVLSNNHGQDPYNLEGRALFALNRFGENARTVTGPSWLHRVQHQEATMEPPTTVSETPTLYTLSKKGTPGGLFFMGEVLFILRPLIYVLLIRKYGARSWLPWLASLVVDLIGNGSSSLVSVLWHNSNVFHLLNLEKHELKRRKLLWVLYLMRDPFFTKYTSQRLAGTQKLLEPVPIIGLLTEKLVELLVGAQTRYTYMSGS; this comes from the exons ATGGATTCTTACAAGAGATGGGTTAGGAGGAACAGAGATTACGTGCATTCCTTGGAGTCATTAGCTAAT GGATTAACCTGGCTTCTTCCTGAGAGGTTTTCGGATTCGGAAATTGGACCAGAAGCAG TGACATCAATTCTGGGCATGATTACTGCTCTCAATGAACATATAATTGATACCACCCCAGTGCAGACTCGTACGGGGGGTGGAGAGCCTTTATCTTTCCCATTTTCATTATGCATAACTTTGCTCAAGGACTTGGAAACTCTTGTTGAAGTTGTGGCGCAACAATTATATGGCGAAGAAAATAAATGGAATTTCATTGCCATAACCGAAGCTACCAA AGTATTGCTTAGATTGGCTGTGTTGCAAAAGAGTGGATATAAAATGCTTTTGCATGGTGGGGAGAGTACAAATGATGGTAGGGACTCTGATGATTTTGATGCCCGCAGAAATGAGTTTGCATCCAATCCTGGCCAGCACGGGGTTTCTGGTGTTTTAAGCAATAATCATGGACAGGACCCATATAATCTTGAAGGGAGGGCTTTGTTTGCATTAAATAGATTCGGCGAAAATGCCCGTACGGTTACTGGCCCGTCGTGGTTGCACAGGGTTCAGCACCAGGAAGCGACGATGGAGCCTCCGA CGACCGTGTCAGAGACACCAACTCTCTACACCTTGTCCAAGAAGGGTACTCCTGGGGGTTTATTTTTTATGGGAGAAGTACTGTTTATCTTAAGACCTCTCATTTATGTTTTGTTAATAAGAAAGTATGGGGCACGGTCATGGCTTCCTTGGCTTGCTTCATTGGTAGTGGACCTCATCGGAAATGGAAGTAGTTCATTGGTCTCAGTTTTGTGGCACAATAGCAatgtttttcatcttttaaacctCGAAAAACACGAG TTGAAAAGACGGAAGCTGCTATGGGTGCTTTATCTCATGAGAGATccttttttcacaaaatatacCAG TCAAAGACTCGCTGGCACTCAAAAGCTACTAGAACCGGTTCCCATCATTGGCCTTCTTACTG AGAAACTTGTTGAACTTCTTGTCGGAGCCCAGACACGATACACTTACATGTCTGGATCATGA
- the LOC142505303 gene encoding ribosomal RNA small subunit methyltransferase, chloroplastic, which yields MAAILSSVPPTPSLAHLKASPSPSLHDCLTTAKLTSLACTTPKKKAKREEDDYHSTLEALNSKGRFPRKTLGQHYMLNASINEELAAAANVKEGDIVLEIGPGTGSLTNVLVNAGATVLAIEKDPYMAVLVRERFAGINRVKVVEEDFAKSHIRSHMSALLQSESPSDGESFFAKVVANIPFNISTDVVKKLLPMGDIFSEVILLLQDEAGLRLVDSSINSSAYRPINIFVNFYSDPEYITKVSRTNFFPQPKVDAAVISFKLKQTEDYPPVSSIRSFFSMVNSAFNGKRKMLRKSLQHICSPPDIEAALCNAGLPATSRPEELTLEDFVKLHNLIVKT from the exons ATGGCTGCAATCTTGTCTTCTGTCCCGCCAACGCCTTCTCTCGCTCACCTCAAGGCTTCGCCTTCTCCATCATTGCACGATTGCCTGACCACTGCAAAATTAACATCACTAGCTTGCACTACCCCCAAAAAGAAAGCCAAAAGGGAAGAAGATGATTACCACTCAACCCTTGAAGCACTCAACTCCAAAGGCCGCTTCCCCAGAAAAACCCTCGGCCAG CATTATATGTTGAATGCTTCGATAAATGAGGAGCTGGCCGCGGCGGCCAATGTGAAAGAAGGGGATATAGTGCTGGAAATCGGGCCAGGGACTGGCTCCTTGACTAATGTGCTTGTGAATGCCGGTGCAACTGTTCTTGCTATTGAAAAG GATCCATATATGGCGGTGCTGGTGAGGGAACGTTTTGCAGGAATAAACCGAGTGAAG GTTGTGGAAGAGGATTTTGCAAAATCTCATATACGGTCTCACATGTCCGCATTATTACAGAGTGAAAGTCCTTCGGATGGAGAGTCATTTTTTGCCAAG GTGGTTGCCAATATACCATTCAACATTAGTACTGATGTGGTGAAAAAACTTCTTCCGATGGGCGACATTTTCTCAGAAGTTATTCTTCTACTTCAG GATGAAGCGGGCTTGCGTCTGGTGGATTCTTCTATCAATTCATCAGCCTATCGGCCTATTAATATCTTTGTCAATTTCTATTCAG ATCCAGAATACATAACAAAAGTCTCAAGAACAAATTTCTTCCCCCAACCTAAA GTTGATGCAGCTGTTATTTCGTTTAAACTAAAGCAAACTGAAGATTATCCTCCTGTGTCCTCTATCAGAAGCTTCTTCTCAATG GTGAATTCTGCATTCAACGGTAAGCGAAAAATGCTGAGAAAATCGCTTCAGCACATATGCTCGCCTCCAGATATTGAAGCTGCTTTATGTAATGCTGGTCTTCCAGCTACT TCAAGACCAGAAGAGCTCACATTAGAAGATTTCGTCAAGCTGCATAACCTTATAGTGAAGACATAA
- the LOC142505702 gene encoding peroxisome biogenesis protein 16-like isoform X2: MITALNEHIIDTTPVQTRTGGGEPLSFPFSLCITLLKDLETLVEVVAQQLYGEENKWNFIAITEATKVLLRLAVLQKSGYKMLLHGGESTNDGRDSDDFDARRNEFASNPGQHGVSGVLSNNHGQDPYNLEGRALFALNRFGENARTVTGPSWLHRVQHQEATMEPPTTVSETPTLYTLSKKGTPGGLFFMGEVLFILRPLIYVLLIRKYGARSWLPWLASLVVDLIGNGSSSLVSVLWHNSNVFHLLNLEKHELKRRKLLWVLYLMRDPFFTKYTSQRLAGTQKLLEPVPIIGLLTEKLVELLVGAQTRYTYMSGS; the protein is encoded by the exons ATGATTACTGCTCTCAATGAACATATAATTGATACCACCCCAGTGCAGACTCGTACGGGGGGTGGAGAGCCTTTATCTTTCCCATTTTCATTATGCATAACTTTGCTCAAGGACTTGGAAACTCTTGTTGAAGTTGTGGCGCAACAATTATATGGCGAAGAAAATAAATGGAATTTCATTGCCATAACCGAAGCTACCAA AGTATTGCTTAGATTGGCTGTGTTGCAAAAGAGTGGATATAAAATGCTTTTGCATGGTGGGGAGAGTACAAATGATGGTAGGGACTCTGATGATTTTGATGCCCGCAGAAATGAGTTTGCATCCAATCCTGGCCAGCACGGGGTTTCTGGTGTTTTAAGCAATAATCATGGACAGGACCCATATAATCTTGAAGGGAGGGCTTTGTTTGCATTAAATAGATTCGGCGAAAATGCCCGTACGGTTACTGGCCCGTCGTGGTTGCACAGGGTTCAGCACCAGGAAGCGACGATGGAGCCTCCGA CGACCGTGTCAGAGACACCAACTCTCTACACCTTGTCCAAGAAGGGTACTCCTGGGGGTTTATTTTTTATGGGAGAAGTACTGTTTATCTTAAGACCTCTCATTTATGTTTTGTTAATAAGAAAGTATGGGGCACGGTCATGGCTTCCTTGGCTTGCTTCATTGGTAGTGGACCTCATCGGAAATGGAAGTAGTTCATTGGTCTCAGTTTTGTGGCACAATAGCAatgtttttcatcttttaaacctCGAAAAACACGAG TTGAAAAGACGGAAGCTGCTATGGGTGCTTTATCTCATGAGAGATccttttttcacaaaatatacCAG TCAAAGACTCGCTGGCACTCAAAAGCTACTAGAACCGGTTCCCATCATTGGCCTTCTTACTG AGAAACTTGTTGAACTTCTTGTCGGAGCCCAGACACGATACACTTACATGTCTGGATCATGA
- the LOC142505253 gene encoding uncharacterized protein LOC142505253 yields the protein MIEHGGQEYMDDTLSTEESLSQAQGLVPRALEKAREVKGFAGRWKMIITKLESIPGRLSDLSSHPCFSKNTLCEEQLQAICNTLKEAIELAELCVKETFEGKLRMQSDLDALAGKLDLNLRDCGLLIKTGVLGEVTFSSAAASASTELDTATCGNIRELLARLQIGHLEAKHKAVDRLVEAMKDDEKNVLSVVGRSNIAALVQLLTATSPRIREKTVTVICSLAESGACENWLVSEGVLPPIIRLVESGNAVGKEKATISLQWLSMSAETARSIVGHGGVRPLIEICQTGDSVSQAAASCTLKNISAVPETRQVLAEEGIVNAMINVLNHGILLGSKEYAAECLHNITSSNDDLRRSVISEGGLRSLLDYLDGQLPQESAVGALRNLVGSVSIEVLVSLGLLPRLVHVLKSGSLGAQQEAASAICRICISTETKRSIGEAGCIPLLVKMLEAKANNSREVAAQAISSLMTLSHNCREVKKNNKSVPNLVALLDPSPHNTAKKYAVSCLSLLSSSKKCKKLMVSYGAIGYLKKLTEMGVPGAKKLHERLERGKLKSLFNRK from the coding sequence ATGATTGAACATGGAGGACAAGAATACATGGATGACACCCTCTCAACGGAAGAATCACTATCACAAGCACAAGGACTTGTTCCGAGGGCGTTAGAGAAGGCAAGGGAAGTTAAGGGGTTTGCAGGGCGGTGGAAGATGATAATCACGAAGTTGGAATCAATTCCAGGTCGATTATCGGACTTATCTAGTCACCCTTGCTTCTCGAAGAATACTCTTTGTGAAGAGCAATTGCAGGCTATATGTAATACATTGAAGGAAGCAATTGAATTGGCCGAGTTGTGTGTGAAAGAGACATTTGAGGGTAAGCTTCGTATGCAAAGTGATCTTGATGCATTGGCTGGCAAACTCGATTTAAATTTACGTGATTGCGGGCTACTGATCAAAACCGGAGTACTCGGTGAGGTTACTTTTTCATCAGCGGCAGCAAGTGCCTCAACAGAACTGGACACTGCAACTTGCGGAAATATTCGAGAGTTGCTTGCTCGGCTTCAGATTGGTCATTTAGAGGCGAAGCATAAAGCTGTTGATAGGCTTGTGGAAGCCATGAAAGATGATGAAAAAAATGTGTTGTCCGTCGTAGGACGAAGTAATATTGCCGCTTTAGTCCAACTGCTCACCGCAACTTCTCCAAGAATCAGAGAAAAAACTGTAACTGTCATCTGTTCACTTGCAGAATCCGGGGCTTGCGAGAATTGGCTTGTATCAGAAGGTGTTCTTCCACCCATTATTAGGTTAGTTGAATCTGGTAATGCCGTGGGCAAAGAAAAGGCTACAATTTCCCTCCAATGGTTGTCCATGTCAGCTGAAACAGCTCGTTCGATAGTTGGGCATGGTGGAGTTAGGCCTTTGATTGAAATTTGTCAAACTGGTGATTCAGTTTCACAAGCTGCTGCATCTTGTACCTTGAAAAATATTTCGGCTGTGCCAGAGACACGGCAAGTTTTGGCTGAAGAAGGAATCGTAAATGCAATGATCAATGTTCTCAATCATGGGATTCTGCTTGGATCTAAGGAGTATGCAGCAGAATGTTTGCATAACATAACTTCAAGCAACGATGATCTTAGAAGATCTGTCATCTCAGAGGGCGGGCTAAGGAGCCTTTTAGATTATTTAGACGGCCAACTGCCTCAAGAATCTGCAGTTGGGGCGCTAAGAAACTTGGTTGGATCAGTCTCCATTGAAGTTTTGGTTTCTTTAGGCCTTCTCCCGAGGTTGGTCCACGTACTGAAATCTGGTTCTCTAGGTGCTCAACAAGAAGCTGCATCTGCAATTTGTCGAATTTGCATTTCAACAGAAACAAAACGATCAATTGGTGAAGCTGGATGCATTCCTCTTCTCGTGAAAATGCTGGAGGCTAAAGCGAATAATTCCAGGGAAGTCGCTGCACAAGCTATCTCGAGCTTGATGACACTTTCCCATAATTGTCGAGAAGTTAAGAAAAACAACAAAAGTGTACCGAATTTAGTGGCCCTACTTGATCCAAGCCCTCACAACACAGCCAAGAAATATGCTGTATCTTGCCTTTCGTTGCTCTCCTCAAGCAAGAAATGTAAGAAACTGATGGTTTCATACGGGGCGATTGGTTATCTCAAGAAACTTACGGAAATGGGAGTCCCAGGTGCAAAGAAGCTACACGAACGATTAGAACGAGGTAAACTGAAAAGCTTGTTTAACAGGAAGTAG
- the LOC142505937 gene encoding uncharacterized protein LOC142505937, whose amino-acid sequence MADPESSVPFLRGEMGDQKKRNERPKESWKGEFAKSIVYAGLDAIVTSFSLISSISAGRLSSVDVLVLGIANLVADGISMGFGDYMSTSTERDLAANERSLTEWDVENHRRLQQQELLHRYQELGMDANDANTVVNIFGKYRDMLVDEKMATVKGMLAPDQTEKPWKNGLVTFVAFLIFGSAPILSFIILIPFTRNQNVKFVGACILSAVALALLGTAKAKIAGQNYWVSAGITVFNGAIAGAAAYAIGWTLRNVAGLEE is encoded by the exons ATGGCTGATCCTGAAAGCAGCGTCCCATTTCTGAGAGGCGAAATGGGTGATCAAAAGAAGAGGAATGAGCGGCCAAAAGAGTCGTGGAAAGGAGAATTCGCGAAGAGCATTGTGTACGCTGGGCTTGATGCCATTGTTACGTCGTTCTCTCTTATTTCCTCCATCTCCGCGGGCCGCCTATCTTCTG TGGATGTATTGGTTTTGGGAATTGCAAATCTGGTGGCGGATGGGATATCGATGGGATTTGGAGATTACATGTCGACCAGTACTGAGAGAGATCTCGCCGCGAACGAGAGGTCCCTCACGGAGTGGGATGTGGAAAACCACCGGAGGCTTCAGCAGCAAGAATTGCTCCACCGCTATCAGGAACTTGGGATGGATGCTAATGATGCGAACACG GTTGTGAACATATTCGGCAAGTATAGAGACATGCTCGTTGACGAAAAAATGGCGACGGTAAAAGGGATGCTGGCACCGGACCAAACAGAGAAACCATGGAAGAACGGCCTCGTAACATTCGTGGCGTTTCTTATATTCGGGTCTGCTCCAATCTTGTCATTCATAATCCTCATCCCATTCACTCGTAACCAGAACGTTAAGTTCGTTGGAGCCTGCATTCTTTCGGCTGTGGCCCTCGCTCTTTTAGGCACTGCAAAGGCAAAGATCGCTGGTCAGAACTACTGGGTCTCAGCTGGCATAACAGTTTTCAACGGGGCTATTGCTGGTGCCGCTGCGTATGCAATCGGGTGGACACTTAGGAATGTGGCTGGATTGGAAGAATGA
- the LOC142505304 gene encoding uncharacterized protein LOC142505304, whose product MEVDTETSPSVQELVSSLEQATLMARRIPATADPYQLHQIRSTLLSAHRRLSLFLNQQPSPPANSVASTAGVAGDDNDVQMGDEEDEQNSRAATTSTVAVDKVEERMRDCFIQNKRPKRALSPSAEQRRSWENEGLRDGAVVAEYDPYTTKLRSLDLIYQFHG is encoded by the coding sequence ATGGAGGTTGACACAGAGACATCACCTTCAGTACAAGAACTCGTGTCATCCTTAGAGCAAGCCACCCTAATGGCACGACGAATCCCAGCCACAGCCGACCCATACCAACTCCACCAAATCCGTTCCACCCTCCTCTCCGCCCACCGGCGCCTCTCTCTTTTCCTCAACCAACAACCATCGCCGCCAGCAAACTCGGTGGCCTCCACTGCGGGAGTTGCCGGTGATGATAATGATGTTCAGATGGGTGATGAAGAAGATGAACAGAATTCTAGGGCTGCTACGACCAGTACTGTTGCCGTTGATAAGGTTGAGGAGAGGATGAGGGATTGTTTCATCCAGAATAAGAGGCCCAAGAGGGCTCTTTCTCCGTCAGCGGAGCAGCGGCGGAGCTGGGAGAATGAGGGTTTGAGGGACGGTGCAGTGGTGGCGGAGTATGATCCTTATACCACTAAGTTGAGGTCCCTTGATCTTATTTATCAGTTTCATGGTTGA
- the LOC142505938 gene encoding uncharacterized protein LOC142505938 isoform X2, which yields MLFHFDALRRVSSTTETSSEAAKLELFLQWLMVNGVELRACDIKYCGSGKGFGVFSSDVAPDAILLVVPLDLAITPMRVLQDPLLGPECRAMLDEGGVDDRLLIMLFLIVERLRNNSYWIAVRRKCILICFLIHLEIRFGFPKMTFWS from the exons ATGCTGTTCCATTTTGACGCCCTCCGTCGCGTGTCCTCAACAACCGAGACGAGTTCAGAAGCAGCAAAGCTTGAGCTTTTTCTTCAGTGGCTAATG GTGAATGGAGTGGAGCTACGAGCTTGTGATATCAAATATTGTGGCTCGGGCAAAGGTTTTGGAGTTTTCTCATCTGATGTTGCTCCTGATG CAATTCTGCTGGTGGTTCCTCTTGATTTAGCAATTACTCCTATGAGGGTACTACAAGATCCTTTACTTGGACCTGAATGCAGGGCAATGCTTGATGAAGGGGGAGTAGATGATCGATTGTTGATAATGCTGTTTCTTATTGTGGAACGTTTACGAAATAACTCTTATTGGATAGCCGTGCGCAGAAAAT GTATCTTGATATGCTTCCTAATACATTTGGAAATCCGCTTTGGTTTTCCGAAGATGACCTTTTGGAGCTGA
- the LOC142505828 gene encoding uncharacterized protein LOC142505828 encodes MIIAILVLLHPHQSALISGYPIKISRKSNDTSNVQLLSRSKSAAMRTISAFQKVVNLVKMIPFATRGKDNNDIARDFTEVKVKDILRWTSFFDKSTPLDHLTSTTTVDSNSRRSSTSDSYSGRTSSSWSQSDLTADDLPFWCRENEEYFNNRDDMLRKIPKEEWPFEESDQQSSISVLPDSLFLGNEGPFSPYHTSLSNTSFLHSERITDEVGEKAKRLLSQVRKQMVNPMMII; translated from the exons ATGATCATAGCCATTCTTGTTCTTCTTCATCCTCACCAATCGGCTCTGATCAGTGGGTACCCTATAAAAATTTCTCGAAAGTCAAATGACACCTCAAACGTACAACTCTTGAGCCGATCCAAATCGGCTGCGATGCGTACCATCTCCGCCTTCCAAAAGGTGGTTAACTTAGTTAAGATGATCCCATTTGCCACCAGAGGGAAGGATAATAATGACATTGCACGAGATTTCACGGAGGTCAAAGTCAAGGACATTCTACGATGGACTTCGTTTTTCGACAAATCTACACCGTTAGATCATTTGACCTCGACCACCACCGTGGACTCAAATAGTCGTCGCAGTAGTACCAGTGATTCGTACTCAGGCCGCACGAGTTCTAGCTGGAGTCAAAGTGATTTAACAGCAGACGATTTACCATTTTGGTGCCGTGAAAATGAAGAGTACTTCAATAATAGAGATGATATGTTGAGGAAGATTCCCAAG GAAGAATGGCCATTTGAAGAGAGCGATCAGCAAAGCTCAATTTCAGTGCTTCCTGATTCTTTGTTTCTTGGAAATGAAGGACCCTTTAGTCCTTATCATACAAGCCTTTCCAACACGAGCTTTCTACATTCGGAAAGGATAACAGATGAAGTTGGAGAGAAAGCTAAGAGGTTACTGAGTCAAGTAAGGAAACAGATGGTGAACCCCATGATGATCATTTGA
- the LOC142505938 gene encoding uncharacterized protein LOC142505938 isoform X1, translated as MLFHFDALRRVSSTTETSSEAAKLELFLQWLMVNGVELRACDIKYCGSGKGFGVFSSDVAPDAILLVVPLDLAITPMRVLQDPLLGPECRAMLDEGGVDDRLLIMLFLIVERLRNNSYWIAVRRKFYYRLLSFTRSGKLLKKVFYGMILI; from the exons ATGCTGTTCCATTTTGACGCCCTCCGTCGCGTGTCCTCAACAACCGAGACGAGTTCAGAAGCAGCAAAGCTTGAGCTTTTTCTTCAGTGGCTAATG GTGAATGGAGTGGAGCTACGAGCTTGTGATATCAAATATTGTGGCTCGGGCAAAGGTTTTGGAGTTTTCTCATCTGATGTTGCTCCTGATG CAATTCTGCTGGTGGTTCCTCTTGATTTAGCAATTACTCCTATGAGGGTACTACAAGATCCTTTACTTGGACCTGAATGCAGGGCAATGCTTGATGAAGGGGGAGTAGATGATCGATTGTTGATAATGCTGTTTCTTATTGTGGAACGTTTACGAAATAACTCTTATTGGATAGCCGTGCGCAGAAAATTTTATTATCGTCTCCTTTCTTTTACAAGAAGTGGAAAGCTGCTGAAAAAAGTCTTTTATGGCATGATTTTAATTTGA
- the LOC142505153 gene encoding UTP:RNA uridylyltransferase 1-like: MNGGDAPPAQPVNGGEFLLQLLRKPSNSRPPIHVFPQSSQAFSLDPAVASVGSTIPDFAMPQLPYQSKGGDLPYRPWGNNPPPPFAPHNFFPQNPNANTVLNPDFMSPPRRHNHSTDQYGVQLNRSSHGEDMRKSGFTVGNSKPTPAYQPEQNLIFGSVNHHMLRSGASLGGDAMNESFGQRGKLGNSYLMEGFGMDRRSNDFIGNSAEVNGMTRGNSNGRRAFENERRVNGNNRGKQSYNGNYRAMAPQPQGFSSKMQDPRNGEYGNRRTLNHNGVKGKGSSGGFSGTDKCSNQLDSPGLPAGSNFHSVSVSDIEGSMMGLHEDDQEESRNSGWVNTSKDQRGSEMDDLEDQLVSSLGLGDESDEKSDKATFIRDKDYRSDKRGQWIMGQRMRNQKRLTPCRSDINMLNVPFIARYESLIPSEEEKVKQKELLTVLENLVIKEWPEARLYLYGSCANSFGFSKSDLDICLAMEDENADKCEILLILADILKSDNFQNVQALTRARVPIVKLMDPDTGISCDICVNNVLAVVNTKLLRDYAHIDGRLRQLAFIVKHWAKSRAVNETYQGTLSSYAYVLMCIHFLQQRRPAILPCLQAMDVTYSATVNNVEYAYFDKVEKLSNFGAQNGESIAQLVWAFFFYWAYCHDYANDVISIRMGCALSKRAKDWTRRIGNDRHLICIEDPFEVSHDLGRVVDKYSIRVLREEFERAAQIMQYDSNPCVTLFEPYVPN; the protein is encoded by the exons ATGAACGGAGGCGATGCGCCGCCGGCTCAGCCCGTGAATGGCGGCGAGTTTCTCCTCCAACTCCTCCGCAAGCCATCGAATTCTCGCCCGCCAATTCACGTGTTTCCGCAGTCCTCACAAGCCTTCTCGCTTGACCCGGCTGTCGCGTCGGTGGGTTCTACGATACCTGATTTTGCCATGCCTCAGCTGCCGTATCAATCCAAGGGTGGAGATTTACCTTATCGTCCATGGGGTAACAATCCACCACCACCTTTCGCTCCACACAATTTCTTCCCACAAAACCCTAACGCAAACACTGTTTTAAACCCTGATTTTATGTCTCCACCTCGGAGACACAATCACTCTACGGATCAATACGGTGTACAATTGAATCGTTCATCGCACGGTGAGGATATGAGAAAATCAGGGTTTACTGTTGGCAATTCGAAACCTACCCCAGCTTATCAGCCAGagcaaaatttaatttttgggtCGGTAAATCACCATATGCTACGCAGTGGTGCCAGTTTAGGAGGGGATGCTATGAATGAAAGCTTTGGTCAAAGGGGGAAACTTGGAAACTCGTATCTTATGGAGGGTTTTGGGATGGATAGAAGATCAAATGATTTTATTGGAAATTCAGCCGAAGTCAATGGAATGACACGTGGAAATTCTAATGGACGGAGGGCTTTCGAGAACGAAAGAAGAGTAAATGGTAATAACCGGGGGAAGCAAAGTTATAATGGAAACTATAGGGCCATGGCGCCACAGCCGCAAGGATTTTCAAGTAAGATGCAGGATCCGAGAAACGGGGAGTATGGAAATAGGAGGACTTTAAACCATAACGGGGTCAAGGGTAAGGGCAGTTCGGGTGGTTTTAGCGGGACTGATAAATGTAGCAATCAACTTGATTCCCCCGGATTGCCGGCGGGTAGCAATTTTCACTCTGTTTCAGTTTCTGATATCGAGGGGTCAATGATGGGGCTTCATGAAGATGATCAGGAAGAATCGAGGAACAGTGGGTGGGTTAACACGAGTAAGGATCAGAGGGGGAGTGAGATGGATGATTTGGAGGATCAGCTTGTAAGTTCTCTGGGACTCGGGGATGAGTCTGATGAGAAGAGTGATAAAGCAACTTTTATCCGTGACAAG GATTATAGATCTGACAAGAGAGGACAGTGGATTATGGGTCAGAGAATGAGAAATCAGAAAAGGCTGACACCATGTCGAAGTGACATAAACATGCTGAATGTGCCATTTATAGCTCGTTATGAATCTTTAATCCCATCTGAGGAAGAAAAGGTCAAACAAAAAGAATTGTTGACAGTATTGGAGAACCTTGTTATTAAGGAATGGCCTGAGGCTCGATTATATCTTTATGGATCATGTGCCAACTCATTTGGATTTTCAAAAAGCGATCTTGATATTTGCCTTGCAATGGAAGATGAGAATGCTGACAAATGTGAGATCTTGTTAATATTGGCTGATATTTTGAAGTCTGACAATTTTCAGAATGTACAG GCACTTACCCGTGCTAGAGTCCCTATAGTTAAGCTGATGGATCCAGACACTGGTATTTCATGTGACATTTGTGTGAACAACGTTCTCGCAGTTGTTAATACAAAGCTGCTTCGAGATTATGCTCACATAGATGGTAGACTCCGACAGCTGGCTTTCATTGTGAAACATTGGGCTAAATCACGTGCTGTCAATGAAACATACCAAGGAACGTTGTCGAGTTATGC GTATGTGTTGATGTGCATTCATTTCTTACAACAACGAAGGCCTGCCATCCTCCCATGCTTGCAG GCGATGGATGTTACTTATTCTGCCACTGTAAACAATGTTGAATATGCTTACTTTGATAAAGTGGAAAAGCTTTCCAATTTCGGGGCCCAGAATGGAGAAAGTATTGCTCAGTTGGTGTGGGCTTTTTTCTTTTACTGGGCGTATTGCCATGATTATGCAAATGATGTTATATCAATTCGCATGGGATGCGCTCTGAG CAAGAGAGCAAAAGACTGGACTAGAAGGATCGGTAATGACCGCCACCTGATATGTATCGAGGATCCATTCGAGGTATCCCATGATCTTGGTAGAGTTGTGGACAAGTACAGTATTAGAGTCCTGCGAGAAGAGTTCGAACGAGCTGCACAAATAATGCAGTATGACTCCAATCCATGTGTGACTTTGTTTGAGCCCTATGTTCCTAACTGA